A genomic window from Oceanobacillus timonensis includes:
- a CDS encoding nucleoside recognition domain-containing protein — protein MRGMLYRGLMQGLKTTLSLGKVIFPITLIITILQFTPVFPWFMNIISPLMGLFGLSAEAAVPLVLGNSLNLYAGIAAIISFDFTVKEVFIMAVMLSFSHNLFIESAVATRVGVKWWIIVGIRVGLAALSGLVINLFWNGGGELAQYGFISGDDVVLNNWWEIGLHGAQSAVIAIVQLACIVIPLMMIMQLMRELGWMHAISEKMAPLMKLLGMDKRASMTMVAGLTIGLAYGAGLMMQAVKEDNVPKKDMYLALIFLVSCHAVVEDTLVFIPLGIPVWPLLIIRLTVAIILTITIAYFWKKEERKMHHEHSYHSV, from the coding sequence ATGCGAGGCATGCTTTACAGGGGATTGATGCAGGGTTTAAAGACCACCCTGTCCCTGGGGAAAGTTATTTTTCCGATTACATTAATAATAACCATATTGCAATTCACGCCGGTTTTCCCCTGGTTTATGAATATCATATCACCGCTTATGGGATTATTCGGTTTGTCAGCTGAAGCTGCTGTTCCACTTGTTTTAGGGAATAGTTTAAATTTATATGCCGGTATCGCAGCGATTATTTCTTTTGATTTTACCGTCAAAGAAGTATTTATTATGGCTGTTATGCTGTCCTTTTCCCATAACCTTTTTATCGAATCTGCTGTAGCGACAAGGGTAGGTGTCAAATGGTGGATTATTGTCGGAATACGCGTTGGACTTGCTGCGCTGTCCGGACTGGTTATCAATCTATTCTGGAATGGCGGAGGAGAGCTCGCTCAATACGGGTTTATTTCCGGTGATGACGTGGTTTTAAATAACTGGTGGGAAATTGGGCTTCACGGTGCACAGTCCGCTGTGATAGCGATTGTGCAGTTAGCTTGTATTGTTATTCCATTGATGATGATTATGCAGTTGATGCGGGAGCTGGGCTGGATGCATGCGATATCCGAAAAAATGGCTCCTTTGATGAAGTTGCTTGGCATGGATAAGCGCGCTTCGATGACAATGGTTGCAGGGCTTACAATTGGTCTTGCTTATGGAGCCGGCTTAATGATGCAGGCAGTGAAAGAAGATAATGTGCCGAAGAAGGATATGTACTTGGCATTAATTTTTCTAGTATCCTGTCACGCGGTCGTCGAAGATACGCTTGTCTTTATTCCGCTGGGAATTCCGGTCTGGCCTTTATTGATCATACGGTTAACAGTAGCGATTATTTTAACGATAACCATTGCTTATTTTTGGAAGAAAGAAGAAAGGAAAATGCATCATGAACATTCGTACCATTCTGTTTGA
- the ppaX gene encoding pyrophosphatase PpaX: MNIRTILFDLDGTLINTNELIRASFEHTFDTFDMHFTPEEIKNLNGPPLQETFYDINPELSEQMVSVYREFNMGEHDRYVEAFPDVYETINKLYDKGITLGIVSTKIKKTVMMGLELTGLTDFFSVIITYDDVVHKKPDPEPVEKAIRLLDATPETTLMVGDNFHDIVSGQRAGTQTAAVSWSEKTEDFLKNYHPTYYLDTMQDLLTVAGERHAENREV, from the coding sequence ATGAACATTCGTACCATTCTGTTTGATTTAGACGGCACATTAATCAATACGAACGAGCTGATTCGAGCTTCGTTTGAGCATACATTTGATACTTTTGACATGCATTTCACTCCGGAAGAAATCAAAAATTTGAATGGTCCGCCGCTTCAGGAGACATTTTATGATATTAATCCGGAACTGTCAGAACAAATGGTATCCGTATACCGGGAATTTAATATGGGAGAGCATGATCGGTATGTCGAAGCTTTCCCGGATGTTTACGAGACGATAAACAAGCTGTATGATAAGGGAATCACACTGGGTATTGTAAGTACCAAAATCAAGAAAACAGTCATGATGGGGTTGGAATTGACTGGATTGACGGATTTCTTTTCAGTCATTATTACGTACGATGATGTGGTTCATAAAAAGCCGGACCCGGAACCAGTGGAAAAAGCAATACGATTGCTTGATGCAACTCCGGAGACAACGCTGATGGTGGGTGACAATTTCCATGATATTGTTTCCGGGCAGCGGGCAGGAACACAAACGGCTGCGGTCAGCTGGTCTGAAAAAACAGAGGACTTTTTAAAAAACTATCATCCAACCTATTATTTGGATACGATGCAGGATCTATTAACAGTGGCAGGTGAACGTCATGCGGAGAACAGAGAGGTATAA
- a CDS encoding acyltransferase, with translation MRRTERYKVDSKANSLWQMYSTVSFLKIVKNFAVIQIARYTPFLQMKNWMYRHLLHMKVGDRTSFALMAMPDSMFPEKIKVGNNSIIGYNTTILAHEYLITEYRLGEVHIGDEVMIGANSTILPGVHIGDGAIVSAATLVHKDVPAGAFAGGNPMQIIYTKEEMESRKWPDAD, from the coding sequence ATGCGGAGAACAGAGAGGTATAAAGTAGATTCGAAAGCAAACTCTCTATGGCAAATGTACAGTACGGTGTCCTTTTTGAAAATCGTGAAAAATTTTGCGGTGATTCAGATAGCGCGTTACACACCTTTTTTACAGATGAAAAATTGGATGTATCGGCATCTTCTGCATATGAAGGTAGGGGACCGTACGTCATTTGCTTTAATGGCGATGCCTGATTCGATGTTCCCGGAGAAAATAAAAGTTGGGAATAATAGCATTATCGGTTATAATACCACGATTTTAGCGCATGAATATTTAATAACAGAATATCGTCTCGGAGAAGTGCATATCGGCGATGAGGTGATGATCGGTGCCAACTCCACGATATTACCGGGTGTGCATATCGGGGACGGGGCCATTGTGTCTGCTGCGACACTGGTTCATAAAGATGTTCCTGCCGGAGCTTTTGCCGGTGGAAATCCGATGCAAATTATTTATACAAAAGAAGAAATGGAATCAAGAAAATGGCCGGATGCGGATTAA
- a CDS encoding glycerol-3-phosphate responsive antiterminator, which translates to MQLFTGVLPAVRRMKDFEKALTSHHEYIIILESRLVQLKSMIDYSHRANKKVLVHFDLIQGLKADEYGVEFLYREMKPDGILTTRGNVIAAAKKHQLLAIQRVFVLDSAALEQSVKLIQRFEPDYVEILPGLLPEVVKEIADGIEIPVIAGGLIKEVDDVTKALDAGAVAVSTSSRKLWNKE; encoded by the coding sequence ATGCAATTATTTACCGGCGTGTTGCCTGCTGTGCGGCGCATGAAGGATTTTGAAAAGGCGTTAACAAGCCACCATGAATATATTATTATTTTAGAGTCAAGATTAGTTCAGCTGAAGAGCATGATTGATTATAGCCATCGTGCCAATAAGAAAGTATTGGTCCATTTTGATTTGATTCAAGGATTAAAAGCGGATGAGTATGGAGTAGAATTTCTGTACCGGGAAATGAAGCCGGATGGCATCTTAACGACGCGCGGGAATGTGATTGCTGCTGCTAAAAAGCATCAGCTGCTTGCCATCCAGCGTGTATTTGTATTGGACAGCGCTGCTTTGGAGCAAAGTGTGAAACTGATCCAAAGGTTCGAGCCGGATTACGTTGAAATCTTACCCGGGCTGTTGCCGGAAGTGGTCAAAGAGATTGCAGATGGAATAGAAATTCCTGTGATTGCCGGGGGATTAATCAAAGAAGTTGATGATGTCACTAAAGCGCTTGATGCAGGAGCTGTGGCTGTCTCTACTTCCAGCCGGAAGCTTTGGAATAAAGAATAA
- a CDS encoding MBL fold metallo-hydrolase: MKVTVLGGGSEIGASCLHIQFERTCILIDAGMRMRGDDVLPMFGMLEELGKPDAILVTHAHADHIGALPVVHAMYPDIPVFQTPPTADLMQIMMKDAYKILTEQSRLNEKLLPYTEEQMETLLQELRMFPANGVLHIGDIKITAYRAGHIIGAVMFALEANGERILVTGDLSFSGGRTIPGAKVANQLNPDVMVMESTYGNRLHTDRNTEEKRLAEHVAATIQNGGFALIPAFALGRGQEVLLVLQDYMDKGLIPAFPIYVDGLVTPVCRIYRKYPHYLKGPVSHRIRTAGDAFLTEGRCIAVKADDRKSIVNGKPACIVASSGMLTGGASAWYAKHLVEDKKNAIYLTGYQDEESPGKKLLALAEGTEDMLDIDGTSYQVHCNVAKFGLSAHADASEMTRFVEAMNPTYTLLVHGDEEARHSLADKIHPRFHPMLSENGETYPFTKRKDGKGVVGKRYKRNNEQERLRNYIGSALLYQKEAGKPFKFGLCQNVHPKIATLHCETPKGKMDKVGAGQVAETLGPWSESIDTFAEAAVDVLTYSRPYLEEINWDLLPDYTLSLQEIFEHLQIKEPRKQFAVALALQSIPLEHRYVDIEGRIGYQLNKTLRFQLSNFDLPIQAIKMDANHSMDYIRSYFDGHPRFLRCGVQEMGTENEHILLSFDFPDSISEAEQKQIRQDIKNGTGWNVVFSAAVRHEAFQPLIASLLEKPVEMPSVHLHNRIVVTKESKPENSRAMTDQFQKITGFSLQFGDEDVSPHTQTGESDPFTAASGVEPMENNQAIAVAKQYAKTHGVHIYKTSMKTWHGQPVMEVHFITPQVASRYSNMLQELSNEIGMAVQYAKQPKQNEVLRVTKENIPHEWEMKGNPSIHMDTGFVSVKVRNEPAAEAAAEINEKIMKETGYRLEVK; encoded by the coding sequence ATGAAAGTAACAGTTTTAGGAGGCGGAAGTGAAATTGGCGCTTCCTGTTTACATATTCAATTTGAACGGACGTGTATTTTGATTGACGCAGGGATGCGAATGCGCGGCGATGATGTACTTCCGATGTTCGGTATGCTGGAAGAGTTGGGGAAACCGGATGCAATTCTGGTAACACATGCGCATGCGGATCATATTGGTGCGCTTCCGGTTGTTCATGCAATGTATCCGGACATTCCTGTGTTTCAGACCCCGCCGACCGCTGATTTAATGCAAATTATGATGAAAGATGCTTATAAAATTTTGACGGAGCAAAGCCGGTTAAATGAAAAATTACTGCCTTACACCGAAGAACAAATGGAGACACTGCTTCAGGAACTGCGAATGTTTCCGGCTAACGGGGTACTGCATATAGGTGATATCAAAATTACGGCATATCGGGCAGGCCATATTATTGGAGCAGTAATGTTTGCACTGGAGGCGAATGGCGAAAGGATACTTGTAACAGGCGATCTGTCTTTCAGCGGAGGTCGGACAATTCCTGGTGCAAAGGTTGCAAACCAGTTGAATCCAGATGTAATGGTGATGGAATCAACCTATGGCAACCGGCTGCATACGGATCGTAATACAGAAGAAAAACGCCTTGCCGAACATGTAGCAGCAACGATTCAAAATGGCGGATTTGCGCTTATCCCTGCTTTTGCGTTAGGGCGCGGTCAGGAGGTACTGCTCGTCCTGCAGGATTATATGGATAAAGGATTGATTCCGGCATTTCCGATTTATGTGGATGGGTTGGTTACACCGGTATGCCGGATTTACCGTAAATATCCACATTATTTGAAGGGTCCGGTTTCTCATCGCATAAGAACTGCCGGTGATGCTTTTTTGACAGAGGGACGTTGTATCGCCGTGAAAGCGGACGATCGGAAATCCATTGTAAATGGAAAGCCTGCCTGTATAGTTGCTTCATCCGGAATGCTGACCGGCGGTGCCAGTGCATGGTATGCCAAGCATTTGGTGGAGGATAAAAAGAATGCCATTTATCTGACCGGGTACCAGGACGAAGAGAGTCCGGGCAAAAAACTGCTTGCGCTGGCAGAGGGAACAGAAGATATGCTCGATATTGACGGAACAAGCTATCAAGTCCATTGCAATGTCGCTAAATTTGGGTTGTCTGCGCATGCGGATGCCAGTGAAATGACGCGTTTTGTGGAAGCGATGAATCCGACGTATACCCTGTTGGTGCACGGGGATGAAGAAGCGCGGCATTCATTAGCTGATAAAATACACCCCAGATTCCATCCCATGCTGTCCGAGAACGGAGAGACCTATCCGTTTACAAAACGAAAGGATGGGAAAGGGGTTGTTGGTAAACGGTATAAGCGGAACAACGAGCAGGAGCGGCTCCGGAATTATATCGGCTCTGCTTTGCTTTATCAAAAAGAAGCTGGTAAGCCGTTTAAATTTGGCCTCTGCCAAAATGTACACCCTAAGATTGCCACACTGCACTGTGAGACACCTAAAGGCAAAATGGATAAAGTAGGAGCCGGTCAGGTAGCGGAAACACTTGGACCCTGGAGTGAATCCATAGATACATTTGCGGAGGCAGCAGTCGATGTGCTGACATATAGCCGCCCGTATTTAGAAGAGATCAATTGGGATTTGCTTCCAGATTATACGCTATCATTACAAGAAATTTTTGAGCACTTGCAAATCAAGGAACCTCGTAAGCAATTTGCTGTTGCGCTTGCTTTACAAAGTATTCCTTTAGAGCATCGGTATGTGGATATCGAAGGACGGATCGGTTATCAATTAAATAAAACGTTACGCTTTCAATTAAGCAATTTCGATTTACCGATACAAGCAATCAAAATGGATGCGAATCACAGTATGGACTATATTCGCTCGTATTTTGACGGACATCCGCGTTTTCTTCGGTGTGGTGTGCAGGAAATGGGGACGGAAAACGAACATATTCTTTTGTCTTTTGACTTTCCGGACAGCATTTCCGAAGCGGAACAGAAACAAATACGTCAAGATATAAAAAATGGAACAGGCTGGAATGTTGTATTTTCGGCAGCCGTCCGGCATGAAGCTTTTCAACCGTTGATTGCTTCTTTACTGGAGAAACCGGTGGAGATGCCATCTGTTCATTTGCATAATCGGATTGTTGTAACGAAAGAGAGTAAGCCGGAAAACAGCCGGGCAATGACAGACCAATTTCAAAAAATAACTGGATTTTCGCTGCAATTCGGGGATGAAGATGTGTCACCTCATACGCAAACGGGCGAATCGGATCCGTTTACAGCAGCATCCGGGGTGGAACCAATGGAAAATAATCAAGCCATTGCAGTCGCAAAACAATATGCGAAGACACATGGCGTGCATATTTATAAGACCAGTATGAAAACATGGCATGGACAGCCGGTGATGGAGGTCCATTTTATAACCCCGCAAGTGGCATCACGCTACAGTAATATGCTGCAAGAATTGAGCAATGAAATTGGCATGGCGGTTCAATACGCCAAGCAGCCGAAGCAGAATGAAGTCTTGCGGGTTACGAAAGAGAATATCCCGCACGAATGGGAAATGAAAGGCAATCCATCTATTCATATGGACACAGGTTTTGTATCTGTGAAAGTCAGGAATGAACCAGCAGCAGAAGCGGCAGCGGAGATAAATGAAAAGATTATGAAAGAGACAGGTTACCGGTTGGAAGTGAAATAG
- the dhaK gene encoding dihydroxyacetone kinase subunit DhaK translates to MKKVINQPSNVIEDMVKGMALANEEQWMQVEGTNVIRRKELSPGKVGIVSGGGSGHEPAHAGYVGKGMLDAAVVGEVFTSPTPDQIFEAIKAVDQGNGVLLVVKNYTGDVLNFEMAGELAEAEDIRVEQVIVNDDIAVKDSENTIGRRGVAGTVFVHKAAGAKAEQGASLDEVKAAAEKTIEQVRSMGMALTPCTVPDAGKPSFELDEDEMEIGIGIHGEAGTERKQIASAKEIANELTNHIIEDADLSAGDEVVVMINGMGSTPEMELFIVNGHVNDLLKEKQISIHDTYVGEFMTSLEMAGFSITLLKVDTEMKQLLAEASEAVAFRV, encoded by the coding sequence ATGAAGAAAGTAATTAATCAGCCAAGCAATGTAATAGAAGACATGGTAAAAGGAATGGCGCTGGCAAACGAAGAACAGTGGATGCAGGTCGAAGGTACAAATGTCATCCGCCGTAAAGAGCTGTCCCCTGGTAAAGTTGGTATTGTCAGCGGTGGCGGCAGCGGTCATGAACCAGCTCATGCCGGCTATGTCGGAAAAGGAATGCTGGATGCAGCAGTTGTTGGGGAAGTTTTCACCTCTCCGACACCAGACCAGATTTTTGAGGCCATTAAAGCAGTCGACCAAGGAAATGGCGTTTTACTGGTTGTTAAAAATTACACGGGCGATGTATTAAATTTTGAAATGGCCGGTGAATTAGCGGAAGCAGAAGATATTCGTGTAGAGCAAGTGATTGTGAATGATGATATTGCCGTGAAAGACAGTGAAAATACCATTGGGCGCCGCGGGGTTGCCGGTACGGTATTTGTGCATAAAGCAGCTGGGGCAAAAGCAGAACAGGGCGCCTCCTTAGATGAGGTAAAAGCAGCTGCGGAAAAGACGATTGAACAGGTTCGTTCCATGGGAATGGCGCTTACACCTTGTACGGTACCGGATGCAGGTAAACCAAGCTTCGAGTTAGATGAAGATGAAATGGAAATAGGAATTGGTATCCATGGCGAAGCGGGAACGGAGCGGAAACAGATTGCTTCAGCGAAAGAAATTGCGAATGAATTAACCAATCATATTATCGAGGATGCCGATTTATCAGCAGGCGATGAAGTTGTCGTTATGATTAATGGAATGGGTTCTACGCCGGAAATGGAATTATTTATTGTGAATGGGCATGTGAATGATTTGCTTAAAGAAAAACAAATTTCCATTCATGATACGTATGTCGGTGAATTTATGACATCCCTTGAGATGGCCGGTTTCTCCATTACATTATTAAAAGTGGATACAGAAATGAAACAGCTGTTAGCAGAAGCAAGTGAAGCTGTTGCATTCCGGGTATAA
- the dhaL gene encoding dihydroxyacetone kinase subunit DhaL — MLTIQKAQDWMKKTNEYMQDNKTYLTELDQAIGDSDHGINMSRGFQEVDKKLEESTYDDVSALLKDVAMTLMSKVGGASGPLYGTAFLKMSMAVKGKDTIDQDAIAAGLEAAAQGIQQRGKSTTGEKTMVDVWEPLASWWKEQDEISAEKLETTAKEAMESTEQMEATKGRASYFKEKSVGHIDPGSVSSYYIFKALAEVLS; from the coding sequence ATGTTAACAATACAAAAAGCCCAGGATTGGATGAAAAAAACAAACGAATATATGCAAGATAATAAAACCTATCTAACGGAGCTCGACCAGGCCATTGGAGACAGCGACCATGGGATTAATATGTCCAGAGGTTTTCAGGAAGTGGACAAAAAGCTGGAGGAATCTACGTATGATGACGTGTCCGCTTTATTAAAAGACGTTGCTATGACCTTGATGTCTAAAGTAGGCGGCGCATCCGGTCCGCTTTATGGCACGGCATTCTTAAAAATGTCGATGGCCGTAAAAGGAAAAGACACAATAGATCAAGACGCTATAGCAGCAGGTTTGGAGGCGGCTGCACAAGGTATTCAGCAGCGGGGGAAATCGACTACCGGCGAAAAAACAATGGTGGATGTATGGGAACCGCTTGCTTCCTGGTGGAAAGAACAGGATGAAATCAGTGCAGAAAAATTAGAAACAACTGCAAAAGAAGCAATGGAATCTACTGAGCAGATGGAGGCCACAAAAGGCAGAGCATCTTATTTCAAGGAAAAATCGGTTGGACATATCGATCCGGGATCTGTTTCCAGCTACTATATATTTAAAGCATTGGCAGAAGTTTTGTCATAG